Proteins encoded by one window of Mesorhizobium sp. INR15:
- a CDS encoding TetR/AcrR family transcriptional regulator — MDRTATRPLTAKGAATRARIVETAANLVFFGGAGATSLDDVMAACGASKSQMYHYFADREGLIGEVIKLQTSRVLAGQRYYLESLDSLPALRRWRDAIVEMNKAGGGLGGCPLGSLANELADRSENSRSLLLGSFEAWSIEIQRSLERMREQGKIDALVNTHDLATAALCAVQGGLLLAKTSRSMRPLEIALDMAVAHIARHLL; from the coding sequence ATGGACCGGACCGCGACGCGGCCATTGACCGCCAAGGGCGCCGCCACGCGGGCACGCATCGTGGAAACTGCCGCCAATCTCGTCTTTTTCGGCGGCGCCGGCGCCACGAGCCTCGACGACGTCATGGCTGCGTGCGGAGCCAGCAAGTCGCAAATGTATCATTACTTCGCGGACAGGGAGGGTCTCATCGGCGAAGTGATAAAGCTGCAGACAAGCCGGGTCCTTGCCGGTCAACGTTACTACCTGGAAAGTTTGGACTCCTTGCCAGCGCTGCGGCGCTGGCGGGATGCGATCGTCGAAATGAACAAGGCTGGCGGAGGGCTCGGCGGCTGTCCGCTCGGGTCGCTGGCGAATGAACTGGCGGATCGATCAGAAAACAGCCGGAGCCTGCTTCTTGGCAGCTTCGAGGCTTGGAGCATCGAGATCCAGCGCAGCCTCGAAAGAATGCGGGAGCAAGGCAAAATCGATGCGTTGGTGAACACGCATGATCTTGCCACAGCAGCCTTGTGCGCCGTCCAGGGGGGGCTTCTGCTGGCCAAGACCAGCCGCTCCATGCGTCCCCTGGAAATCGCGCTAGACATGGCTGTGGCGCATATCGCCCGTCATCTGCTTTAG
- a CDS encoding TetR/AcrR family transcriptional regulator: MPLSVQKRREKQKAELRSELVDAAHKLVQEEGYEGLTIRKLAKRVGYAPMSVYSYFADKQDILFALAEDAFETLARRIEEHPSDDPIEALQAVMTEYAAFGLGNPNEYRTVFMTEKSKLPEGRSYEDMEEGNPAMKVLISRVEACVAAGKLKGDPRAIATMLWAVGHGTISLLITFPFYPFGDPQAFVKRMCDFTLASLMTQDVPPLTAEPINC, encoded by the coding sequence TTGCCATTGAGCGTCCAGAAGCGCCGTGAAAAACAGAAAGCCGAACTGCGCTCGGAACTCGTCGATGCGGCGCACAAGCTTGTGCAGGAAGAGGGCTATGAGGGCCTGACCATCCGCAAGCTGGCCAAGCGCGTCGGCTATGCGCCGATGTCGGTCTATTCCTATTTCGCCGACAAGCAGGACATCCTCTTCGCGCTGGCTGAAGACGCTTTCGAGACACTCGCCCGCCGTATCGAGGAGCACCCCTCTGACGATCCTATCGAGGCACTGCAAGCCGTGATGACGGAATATGCTGCCTTCGGTCTTGGCAATCCCAACGAATACCGCACCGTCTTCATGACCGAAAAGTCCAAACTGCCGGAAGGCAGAAGCTACGAGGACATGGAAGAAGGCAATCCGGCGATGAAAGTGCTGATCAGCAGGGTCGAGGCCTGTGTCGCGGCCGGCAAGCTCAAGGGCGATCCGCGTGCCATCGCCACCATGCTGTGGGCGGTCGGGCACGGCACGATCTCACTTCTGATCACATTTCCATTCTACCCGTTCGGCGACCCACAGGCATTCGTCAAACGCATGTGCGATTTCACGCTGGCCAGCCTGATGACGCAGGATGTGCCGCCCCTGACCGCCGAGCCGATCAACTGCTGA
- a CDS encoding SDR family NAD(P)-dependent oxidoreductase, with the protein MRRFDGATVLISGAAGGLGRGAARGFAAEGARLILSDLDETTLAKLAETLDTETAILAGNIADEALSEALVALAVERFGRLDVAINNAGIVHGFARLPQVSSDEARRVLEVDLLGVFYAMKHQIPQMERQFKANGKGGAIVNIASVAGLVGAPKLSVYAAAKHGVVGLTKSAAAEYATKGVRINAICPAHTRTAMVDGFVRVSGAPEADALAELTRGVPMKRVAEVDEITTAILFAADPANSFMTGHTLAIDGGIGAI; encoded by the coding sequence ATGCGTCGCTTTGACGGAGCCACGGTGCTGATATCGGGCGCTGCAGGCGGCCTCGGCCGAGGTGCCGCCAGGGGCTTCGCCGCCGAAGGAGCGCGGCTGATCCTTTCGGATTTGGACGAGACGACGCTGGCCAAGCTTGCTGAAACCCTCGACACCGAGACCGCGATCCTGGCCGGCAACATCGCTGACGAGGCCCTGTCCGAAGCCCTGGTGGCGCTGGCTGTCGAAAGGTTCGGCCGGCTGGATGTCGCGATCAACAATGCCGGCATTGTCCACGGCTTCGCCCGTTTGCCGCAAGTCTCTTCGGACGAGGCACGCCGTGTCCTCGAGGTCGATCTGCTTGGCGTCTTCTACGCCATGAAGCATCAGATCCCCCAGATGGAGCGGCAGTTCAAGGCAAATGGCAAAGGCGGCGCCATCGTCAACATCGCCTCGGTTGCCGGGCTGGTCGGCGCGCCAAAACTGTCGGTCTATGCCGCCGCCAAGCATGGCGTTGTCGGCTTGACCAAATCGGCGGCGGCGGAATACGCCACCAAGGGCGTGCGCATCAATGCCATCTGTCCGGCCCATACGCGAACGGCGATGGTGGATGGGTTCGTTCGCGTCTCCGGCGCTCCGGAGGCCGACGCGCTGGCCGAGCTGACGCGCGGCGTGCCGATGAAGCGGGTGGCGGAAGTCGACGAGATCACCACCGCCATCCTGTTTGCCGCCGACCCGGCCAACTCGTTCATGACCGGCCATACGCTGGCCATCGACGGCGGCATCGGCGCCATCTAG
- a CDS encoding phosphotransferase family protein, whose amino-acid sequence MSDPNALDQAALAPYLDAEVPGFSGLHSIEKFKSGQSNPTYLLTAQSGRYVLRAKPPGQLLKSAHQVDREFRAMKALSGTAVPVPEMLHLSDEASPIGRMFYVMGFIDGRIFWDPALPEASGNDERAAIYDAMNATLAALHDVDVEAAGLGDFGRPGSYFERQLARWTSQYRASETEPVADMDRLIAWLEAHMPPDDGCVSLVHGDYRLDNLIFAPDQPKVLAVLDWELSTLGHPFADIAYQCMQWRLPHASGFRGLGGVDRFALGLQSEADYVAAYCRRRGLDGIGNWNFFLAFSFFRLAAICQGVFKRALDGNASNPEKARTYGEAVKLLSHLAVKLIDKEA is encoded by the coding sequence ATGAGCGATCCGAACGCGCTCGATCAGGCAGCACTTGCGCCTTATCTCGACGCGGAAGTCCCCGGGTTTTCCGGGCTTCATTCGATCGAAAAATTCAAGTCCGGGCAGTCGAACCCGACCTACCTTTTGACCGCTCAAAGCGGCCGCTACGTGCTGCGCGCCAAGCCGCCGGGGCAGTTGCTGAAATCCGCGCATCAGGTCGACCGCGAATTCAGGGCCATGAAGGCGCTGTCCGGCACCGCCGTGCCGGTGCCCGAGATGCTGCATCTCTCGGACGAGGCCTCGCCTATCGGCCGGATGTTCTATGTCATGGGCTTCATCGACGGCCGAATCTTCTGGGACCCGGCCTTGCCCGAAGCCTCCGGCAACGATGAGCGGGCCGCGATCTACGATGCGATGAACGCCACGCTGGCGGCCTTGCACGATGTCGATGTCGAGGCTGCAGGACTTGGCGATTTCGGACGGCCAGGCAGCTATTTCGAGCGGCAACTGGCGCGCTGGACCAGCCAGTACCGCGCCTCGGAGACCGAACCTGTCGCCGACATGGATCGGCTGATCGCCTGGCTGGAAGCTCACATGCCCCCTGACGACGGCTGCGTCTCCCTGGTGCATGGCGACTACCGGCTGGACAATCTGATCTTCGCGCCGGACCAGCCAAAGGTGCTGGCGGTGCTCGACTGGGAACTGTCGACGCTTGGCCACCCCTTCGCCGACATCGCCTATCAATGCATGCAATGGCGCCTGCCGCACGCCTCCGGCTTTCGCGGCCTTGGTGGCGTCGACCGTTTCGCGCTCGGCCTGCAGTCCGAAGCGGATTATGTCGCCGCCTATTGCCGGCGGCGCGGACTGGACGGCATCGGCAACTGGAACTTCTTCCTGGCCTTTTCCTTCTTTCGGCTGGCCGCGATCTGCCAGGGCGTCTTCAAGCGCGCATTGGACGGCAACGCTTCCAACCCGGAGAAGGCCAGGACCTATGGCGAGGCGGTGAAGCTGCTTTCACACCTGGCCGTGAAACTGATCGACAAGGAGGCATGA
- a CDS encoding MaoC family dehydratase has translation MPGRRAGVWSGGQSVEPISLDVLLANVGKEVGVSPWRVVTQRMIDQFADATDDHQFIHCDPERATRETPFGGTIAHGFLSLSLLSAMTFETMPPLENSKMGVNHGFDSLRFLAPVKTGARIRTRFVLADVKVRPSGWVQTAHDVTIEIEGSKKPALTARWLTLTLIERQPETA, from the coding sequence ATGCCCGGCCGCAGAGCCGGCGTGTGGAGTGGAGGACAGAGCGTGGAACCGATCAGTCTCGATGTGCTTCTGGCCAATGTCGGCAAGGAAGTCGGTGTATCGCCATGGCGCGTGGTCACGCAGCGCATGATCGACCAGTTCGCCGACGCCACGGACGATCACCAGTTCATCCATTGTGACCCAGAGCGCGCCACGCGCGAAACGCCGTTCGGCGGCACCATCGCGCACGGCTTCCTGTCGCTGTCGCTGCTGTCGGCGATGACCTTCGAGACCATGCCGCCGCTGGAAAACAGCAAGATGGGCGTCAACCATGGCTTCGATTCCCTGCGTTTCCTGGCGCCGGTGAAGACCGGCGCGCGCATCCGCACCCGGTTCGTGCTGGCCGACGTCAAGGTCAGGCCGTCGGGCTGGGTGCAGACGGCGCATGACGTGACGATCGAGATCGAAGGCTCGAAGAAGCCGGCCCTGACCGCACGCTGGCTGACCCTGACCCTGATCGAGCGGCAGCCCGAAACCGCATGA
- a CDS encoding SDR family oxidoreductase: MSYLDELFSVAGKTALVTGAATGIGRMAATALVKAGAKAMIASRKGEDCVKVAGELNGLGASGSAEGFAGDVSSEAGIAALVAEVKARTAKLDILINNAGVSWGAPLESFPYSAWAKVLGVNVTAVFHLTRELLPLLDAAASDSDPARVINLGSVMGTQPLADDAYSYTASKAAVHHLTRTLALEFAGRRITVNAFAPGPFQSRMTAFATGTDEQAKHIGGHVPIGRIGTPDDIAGATLYLCSRAGSYVTGAILPIDGGQSVQHGLTLFKE, translated from the coding sequence ATGAGCTATCTGGACGAACTGTTTTCCGTGGCCGGCAAGACCGCGCTGGTGACCGGCGCGGCAACCGGCATCGGCCGCATGGCGGCGACCGCCCTGGTGAAGGCTGGCGCCAAGGCGATGATCGCTTCGCGCAAGGGCGAGGACTGCGTCAAGGTCGCCGGCGAGTTGAACGGGCTTGGCGCCTCCGGCAGCGCCGAGGGCTTTGCTGGCGATGTCTCCAGCGAGGCTGGCATCGCGGCATTGGTGGCAGAGGTCAAGGCCCGGACCGCGAAACTGGACATTCTCATCAACAACGCCGGCGTCTCCTGGGGCGCGCCTCTGGAGAGTTTTCCCTATTCCGCCTGGGCCAAGGTGCTGGGCGTCAATGTCACGGCGGTCTTCCATCTCACCCGCGAACTGCTGCCGCTGCTCGACGCCGCCGCCAGCGACAGCGATCCGGCGCGGGTTATCAATCTCGGTTCAGTGATGGGCACGCAGCCGCTGGCCGACGACGCCTATTCCTACACCGCTTCGAAAGCCGCCGTTCACCACCTGACGCGGACCCTGGCGCTCGAGTTCGCCGGCCGCCGCATCACCGTCAACGCTTTCGCTCCCGGGCCCTTTCAAAGCCGGATGACGGCATTCGCCACCGGTACCGACGAGCAGGCAAAGCATATCGGCGGCCATGTTCCGATCGGCCGCATCGGCACGCCAGATGACATTGCCGGCGCAACGCTCTATTTGTGCAGCCGTGCAGGCAGCTATGTCACCGGCGCCATCCTGCCGATTGACGGCGGACAGTCGGTGCAGCATGGGCTGACGCTGTTCAAGGAATGA
- a CDS encoding acyl-CoA dehydrogenase family protein — translation MTEMNLGMTERLKPIHERVTAMVRDEIMPLGEEFLAEVGKGGDRWVYSARQTEILEGLKTTAKGRGLWNFWLTGSERGYGLSTVEYAYLAEEMGKAHLGAETFNCSAPDTGNMEVLERYGSAEHKKEWLEPLLEGKIRSAYLMTEPDVASSDATNISLRCERQGDDYVLNGEKWWASGAGDPRCAIYIVMVKTSDAEPKHRQHSMILVPSDARGVTKLRAMQVYGEDDAPHGHMHLRFDSVRVPASNLILGEGRGFEIAQGRLGPGRIHHCMRAIGHAEMALEMLCKRSVRREAFGQPLARLGANFDIIAECRMEIEMARLLCLKAAWMIDQGDARAAAPWISQIKVVAPRVALKVTDEAVQMFGAQGISQDTPLARSWTHLRTLRLADGPDAVHRRQVARTELKKYTQEKV, via the coding sequence ATGACTGAGATGAATCTCGGCATGACCGAGCGGCTGAAGCCGATCCATGAGCGTGTCACGGCCATGGTGCGCGACGAGATCATGCCGCTTGGCGAGGAATTCCTGGCCGAAGTCGGCAAGGGCGGCGACCGCTGGGTCTACAGCGCGCGCCAGACCGAGATCCTCGAGGGTCTGAAGACCACCGCCAAGGGACGCGGCCTGTGGAATTTCTGGCTGACCGGGTCCGAGCGCGGCTATGGCCTGTCGACGGTCGAATACGCCTATCTGGCGGAGGAAATGGGCAAGGCGCATCTTGGCGCCGAGACATTCAACTGTTCGGCGCCCGACACCGGCAATATGGAGGTGCTGGAGCGCTACGGCTCGGCGGAGCACAAGAAAGAGTGGCTTGAGCCGTTGCTCGAAGGCAAGATCCGCTCCGCCTACCTGATGACCGAGCCGGATGTCGCTTCATCCGACGCCACCAACATTTCGTTGCGCTGCGAACGGCAAGGCGACGACTATGTGCTGAATGGCGAGAAGTGGTGGGCGTCGGGCGCCGGCGACCCGCGCTGCGCCATCTATATCGTCATGGTGAAAACCTCCGACGCTGAGCCAAAGCACCGCCAGCACTCGATGATCCTGGTGCCGTCGGATGCCAGGGGGGTAACCAAGCTGCGCGCCATGCAGGTCTATGGCGAGGATGACGCGCCGCATGGCCACATGCACCTTCGCTTTGACAGTGTGCGGGTACCGGCGTCGAACCTGATCCTTGGCGAGGGCAGGGGGTTCGAGATCGCGCAAGGGCGGCTTGGGCCTGGCCGCATCCATCATTGCATGCGCGCCATCGGCCACGCCGAGATGGCGCTGGAGATGCTGTGCAAGCGCTCGGTGCGGCGCGAGGCCTTTGGCCAGCCGCTGGCCAGGCTCGGCGCCAATTTCGACATCATCGCCGAATGCCGCATGGAGATAGAGATGGCGCGGCTGCTCTGTCTCAAGGCGGCGTGGATGATCGACCAAGGCGATGCGCGCGCCGCGGCGCCCTGGATCAGCCAGATCAAGGTGGTGGCACCGCGCGTGGCGCTGAAGGTCACCGACGAGGCGGTGCAGATGTTCGGTGCGCAAGGCATCAGCCAGGACACGCCGCTGGCGCGCTCCTGGACGCATCTGAGAACCCTGCGCCTCGCCGATGGGCCGGATGCCGTCCATCGCCGCCAGGTGGCGCGTACGGAGCTGAAGAAATACACGCAGGAGAAGGTCTGA
- a CDS encoding zinc-binding dehydrogenase, which yields MTIPSEMKALLLTGDGYTKTPSGSVLEAMEPYLEPGTITVPVPGPSQVLIKVSLASINPSDVAFIKGQYGQPRAKGQPAGFEGVGSVVATGGEPYATSLAGKRIAFATGVSNWGSWADYAVAEAAACIPLLDTVRDEDGAAMIVNPLTAIAMFEIVKEAGEKAFVMTAGASQLCKLIIGLAKEEGFRPIVTVRRDDQIALLKEMGAAHVLNEKAADFKATLREVMKAEQPRIFLDAVTGPLASVIFDAMPKRSRWIIYGRLDPDTTVIREPGQMIFQHKHIEGFWLSEWMRQFRDRRGPAILEAQKRFSDGRWSTDVTAVVPLTEAMARVPAALAMPNGKVFIKP from the coding sequence ATGACCATTCCGTCCGAAATGAAGGCGCTGCTGCTGACCGGTGACGGCTACACCAAGACGCCGAGCGGCAGCGTGCTGGAGGCGATGGAGCCCTATCTTGAGCCGGGCACTATCACCGTTCCGGTGCCGGGGCCGAGCCAGGTGCTGATCAAGGTCAGTCTCGCCTCTATCAATCCGTCCGATGTCGCCTTCATCAAGGGCCAATATGGCCAGCCGCGCGCGAAGGGCCAACCGGCTGGCTTCGAGGGTGTCGGTTCGGTCGTAGCCACTGGCGGAGAGCCATACGCCACAAGCCTCGCCGGCAAGCGCATCGCCTTCGCCACCGGCGTCTCAAACTGGGGCTCGTGGGCGGACTATGCCGTCGCCGAAGCCGCCGCCTGCATTCCGCTTCTCGACACGGTGCGCGACGAGGATGGCGCGGCGATGATCGTCAATCCGCTCACCGCGATCGCCATGTTCGAAATCGTCAAAGAGGCGGGGGAGAAGGCCTTCGTCATGACCGCAGGCGCCAGCCAGCTTTGCAAGCTGATCATTGGTTTGGCCAAGGAAGAGGGGTTCCGGCCGATCGTGACCGTGCGCCGCGACGACCAGATCGCGCTGCTCAAGGAGATGGGTGCTGCCCATGTGCTCAACGAGAAGGCGGCGGACTTCAAGGCCACACTGCGCGAGGTGATGAAGGCCGAGCAGCCGCGCATCTTCCTCGACGCGGTGACCGGGCCGCTGGCGTCAGTCATTTTCGACGCCATGCCGAAGCGCTCCCGCTGGATCATCTATGGACGGCTCGATCCGGACACCACTGTCATCCGGGAACCTGGCCAGATGATCTTCCAGCACAAGCATATCGAAGGCTTCTGGCTCAGCGAATGGATGCGCCAGTTTCGTGACCGCCGTGGCCCGGCGATCCTGGAAGCGCAGAAGCGCTTTTCCGACGGGCGCTGGTCGACCGACGTGACGGCCGTGGTGCCACTGACCGAAGCGATGGCGCGGGTGCCAGCGGCACTCGCCATGCCCAATGGCAAGGTTTTCATCAAGCCGTGA
- a CDS encoding glycosyltransferase family 87 protein has protein sequence MIISKQTFDRLGFGLWILLLLVVLALAVLSPDSRSVVFVYRHGSEAFLEGRPLYNVELAMGYLYTPAFAALYIPFAKLGPYLGDQLWRVLGFTVLTLAAIRQVRKVGGQDLMWLLSFGLCLALPMAAGAIRNGQATILLAAACWFLTFSALEGRRAETFFWASVAIIAKPTAIVMLLLAGALRPRLIPVLVLAVLAVLAIPYLFAPADYINALYRDFFQMLTSMAADGGGHFVPTDFTAPFTKIGLLIPAIDATVVRVVAALLTLSAVLWFDRKLERGVAGLAIFVTAAFYMCVFNPRVEPNTYAMIAVPAGLAIALLWRQERGGALAMVLATVQFLAGLTGIDRQLNDFFYPWFRPIAVTVIACALIWWFWAKAREKVVSAGPVTHG, from the coding sequence ATGATAATATCCAAGCAGACTTTCGACCGTCTGGGGTTTGGCCTGTGGATCCTGCTGTTGCTGGTCGTGCTTGCCCTGGCCGTTCTGTCGCCCGACTCGCGTTCGGTGGTGTTCGTCTACCGGCATGGCAGCGAGGCGTTCCTGGAGGGCCGCCCGCTCTATAATGTCGAGCTGGCGATGGGCTATCTCTACACGCCAGCCTTTGCCGCGCTCTACATTCCGTTCGCCAAGCTTGGGCCATATCTCGGCGACCAGCTGTGGCGGGTGCTCGGCTTTACCGTGCTGACCCTTGCCGCGATCCGGCAGGTGCGCAAGGTCGGCGGCCAGGACCTGATGTGGCTGCTTTCGTTCGGCCTTTGCCTCGCGTTGCCGATGGCGGCGGGTGCGATCCGCAACGGTCAGGCCACGATCCTGCTGGCCGCCGCCTGCTGGTTTCTCACGTTTTCGGCGCTTGAAGGGCGGCGCGCCGAAACCTTTTTCTGGGCCTCGGTGGCGATCATCGCCAAGCCGACGGCGATCGTCATGCTGCTGCTGGCGGGCGCATTGCGCCCCCGGCTGATACCGGTGCTGGTGCTCGCGGTGCTGGCCGTGCTCGCCATACCGTACCTCTTCGCCCCGGCGGATTACATCAACGCCCTGTATCGCGATTTCTTCCAGATGCTGACCTCGATGGCCGCCGACGGCGGGGGGCATTTCGTACCGACCGATTTCACCGCGCCTTTCACCAAGATCGGGCTGCTCATCCCGGCCATCGATGCCACGGTGGTGCGCGTGGTGGCGGCACTGCTCACACTCTCGGCGGTTCTCTGGTTCGATCGCAAACTCGAGCGTGGGGTTGCCGGCCTGGCGATCTTCGTGACGGCGGCCTTCTACATGTGCGTCTTCAATCCGCGCGTCGAGCCCAACACCTATGCCATGATCGCCGTGCCTGCTGGTCTTGCTATCGCCTTGTTGTGGCGGCAAGAGCGGGGCGGCGCGTTGGCGATGGTTTTGGCCACGGTGCAATTCCTGGCCGGGTTGACTGGCATCGACCGCCAGCTGAATGACTTCTTCTATCCATGGTTCCGGCCGATCGCGGTGACTGTCATTGCTTGCGCGTTGATTTGGTGGTTTTGGGCAAAAGCCCGGGAAAAGGTCGTCAGTGCCGGGCCCGTCACACATGGCTGA
- a CDS encoding glycosyltransferase family 2 protein, which translates to MAEQQSTLDIVAPFFNEAQSASAFAGLLVQLEAAVAQRFGMKVHKILVDDGSRDDGVARFSQALSGSWEIVRLSRNFGKEVAVLAGLDQSRGDMVLIMDSDLQHSMDISLKLIAELMADPEIDVVYAQNDRREASWRRSQMAKLFYSLINSSQRFDIPENAGDFRVMRGTVARALTSLRDKRRFNKGLFAWAGFRQKAVSYSPENRASGTSKWSRLNLIAFSLEGFTSFSVIPLRLISLCGLLAALAGVVYGAKVFFEVIFYGIAVPGYPSLLVAVVLLGGLNLTLLGLIGEYVWVTLSESKDRPVYIVRDVMRSGTGMLSAPDP; encoded by the coding sequence ATGGCTGAGCAGCAATCCACACTCGATATCGTCGCCCCATTTTTCAACGAGGCGCAGTCGGCGTCAGCCTTTGCCGGGCTGCTTGTCCAGCTTGAGGCAGCGGTGGCGCAGCGTTTCGGGATGAAGGTTCACAAGATCCTGGTCGACGACGGCAGCCGCGACGACGGCGTCGCGCGGTTCTCGCAGGCGCTGTCGGGGTCGTGGGAGATTGTCCGTCTCAGCCGCAATTTCGGCAAGGAAGTGGCTGTGCTCGCCGGCCTCGACCAGTCGCGCGGCGACATGGTGCTGATCATGGATTCCGATCTTCAGCATTCGATGGATATCAGCCTGAAGCTGATCGCCGAACTGATGGCGGATCCGGAAATCGATGTCGTCTACGCGCAGAACGACCGGCGTGAGGCCAGCTGGCGGCGCAGCCAGATGGCGAAGCTTTTCTACAGTCTGATCAACAGCAGCCAGCGTTTCGACATACCGGAAAACGCCGGCGACTTTCGCGTCATGCGCGGCACCGTGGCGCGCGCATTGACCAGCCTGCGTGACAAGCGGCGCTTCAACAAGGGTCTGTTTGCCTGGGCCGGCTTTCGCCAGAAAGCGGTGTCCTACTCGCCGGAAAATCGGGCCAGCGGCACGTCGAAATGGAGTCGGCTTAACCTGATTGCCTTCTCGTTGGAGGGGTTCACCTCCTTCTCGGTCATCCCGTTGCGCCTGATCAGCCTTTGCGGGCTGCTCGCTGCGCTGGCGGGTGTGGTCTACGGCGCCAAGGTGTTCTTCGAAGTGATCTTCTACGGCATTGCCGTGCCAGGCTATCCGAGCCTGCTGGTTGCCGTGGTTCTGCTCGGCGGTCTCAACCTGACACTGCTTGGCCTGATCGGCGAATATGTCTGGGTGACTTTGAGCGAAAGCAAGGACCGGCCGGTCTATATCGTGCGCGATGTCATGCGCAGTGGCACAGGCATGCTGAGCGCTCCCGATCCATGA
- a CDS encoding ChbG/HpnK family deacetylase, with product MTRRIRLIADDYGLAPGVSAAILDLLKRGRLSGTSCMTGFPEWESEAARIRPLSGQVAIGLHLTLTDQPAVTGRSSLAPEGRLPPHRSLALPVLRGRFEDRDVHAELDAQYGRFVEALGRQPDFIDGHQHVHFLPVVRKWLLARFPGSAAMPALRGAPARPGKIAVAVKVAAIAALAAGFNRTMEGAGFDVMRPLTGIYDWRQPDSFVPVLLAAIETLPEQGLFMCHPGHVDETLRARDPMRNVREVEFAFLASDEFGASLARAGVGIIGGEG from the coding sequence ATGACGCGGCGTATCCGCCTGATTGCCGACGACTACGGCCTGGCGCCCGGCGTTTCAGCCGCGATTCTCGACCTGCTCAAGCGCGGGCGTCTCAGCGGCACCAGCTGCATGACCGGCTTTCCGGAATGGGAAAGTGAGGCGGCGCGGATCAGGCCGTTGAGCGGCCAAGTGGCGATCGGACTTCATCTGACCCTGACCGACCAGCCTGCCGTGACCGGGCGGTCGAGTCTAGCACCGGAAGGCCGGCTGCCGCCGCATCGCTCGCTGGCACTGCCGGTCTTGCGTGGCCGCTTCGAAGACCGCGACGTTCATGCCGAGCTCGACGCTCAATATGGCCGTTTCGTTGAAGCACTTGGACGCCAGCCTGATTTCATCGATGGCCATCAGCACGTGCATTTCCTGCCCGTCGTGCGCAAATGGCTGCTGGCCCGCTTTCCCGGAAGCGCCGCGATGCCGGCTTTGCGCGGCGCGCCGGCCCGGCCCGGCAAGATCGCTGTCGCGGTCAAGGTCGCCGCGATCGCTGCCTTGGCCGCGGGGTTCAACCGGACGATGGAAGGCGCCGGCTTCGATGTCATGCGGCCGCTCACCGGCATCTATGATTGGCGGCAACCCGACAGCTTCGTCCCGGTGCTTCTGGCCGCCATCGAGACTTTGCCTGAGCAAGGCCTGTTCATGTGCCATCCCGGCCATGTCGACGAAACGCTGCGTGCGCGTGACCCGATGCGGAACGTGCGCGAGGTCGAGTTCGCATTCCTGGCATCGGACGAGTTCGGTGCAAGCCTAGCCCGCGCCGGCGTCGGCATCATCGGTGGCGAGGGATGA
- a CDS encoding GtrA family protein, whose protein sequence is MSDAEQPRRSTGDKIIRFAVVGLANTAIDLAVFTLLVSLHALPLAANLGAWVVAVAFSFAANSFWSFERDRAIPLHNAFFRFISLGALISLGVSSLSLALLAGVIGVWPAKIGGVVVAAVLNFLAARWSIEGRLVK, encoded by the coding sequence ATGAGCGACGCGGAGCAGCCTCGCCGCTCGACGGGTGACAAGATCATCCGTTTTGCCGTCGTCGGGCTCGCCAACACCGCTATCGATCTGGCCGTTTTCACCTTGCTGGTCAGCCTGCATGCGCTGCCGCTCGCCGCCAATCTTGGCGCCTGGGTGGTGGCCGTCGCCTTTTCGTTCGCGGCGAATAGCTTTTGGTCGTTCGAGCGCGACCGGGCGATCCCGCTGCACAACGCGTTCTTTCGGTTCATCTCGCTGGGCGCGCTGATATCGCTTGGCGTTTCCAGCCTGTCGCTGGCGCTGCTTGCCGGCGTCATCGGCGTCTGGCCGGCAAAGATCGGCGGCGTTGTCGTTGCCGCCGTCCTGAATTTCCTGGCAGCGCGCTGGTCGATCGAAGGACGCCTTGTAAAGTAG